In the Limanda limanda chromosome 1, fLimLim1.1, whole genome shotgun sequence genome, one interval contains:
- the dusp16 gene encoding dual specificity protein phosphatase 16, whose protein sequence is MLRPSKVRPIGAEALVALLEGGLDRVVLIDSRPFVDFNVSHILEAVNVNCSKLMKRRLQQDKVQIAELLQHSAKKKLELQGDQEVVVYDQSSSDPTSLGSESFLSVLLVKLERSFPSVHLLSGGFSEFSHLFPGLCEGKSSLVPSCVSQPCLPVTNIGPTRILPHLYLGCQRDVLNKELMQQNQIVYVLNASNTCPKPDFVPDSHFLRVPVNDSFCEKILPWLDRSVEFIEKAKASDARVLVHCLAGISRSATIAIAYIMKRMDMPLDEAYRFVKEKRPTISPNFNFLGQLLDFEKKIKSPHVSETKLKSFHHQEPSGEAPPPPDDLESALSPEAPAAPGPAPLEPLTLPCVLADAPDTCPLAEALGGLQLADGPEDNARLKRSFSLDIKSFGEAGGAAAHRVFAPHATSGDATDFYKPPSFKETTSKPCQFSPVEEVSEQSTPEQSPDKEEAGGAERMVPSASSTLTAPAPAAPNCSQQLHRSGSTENATSFLFGLSHSQQHLAQPGSGGALKGWHSDILLGPVTVSTSSLTGGWYLSSDSTRFYSTSILSGGGGFAAYSCSHGLEAVRRRSRQRMGDRCDSRRSWHEESSFEKQLKRRSCQMEFGDGMTDSRSREEMVKVGSQSSFSGSMEVIEVS, encoded by the exons ATGCTGAGGCCGAGCAAGGTGCGGCCCATCGGGGCGGAGGCTCTTGTGGcgctgctggagggggggctggATCGGGTGGTGTTGATTGACAGCCGACCCTTCGTGGACTTCAACGTTTCTCACATCCTGGAGGCGGTGAACGTGAACTGCTCCaagctgatgaagaggaggctgcagcaggacaaGGTCCAGATcgctgagctgctgcagcactcGGCCAAGAAGAAG ctggagctgcAGGGCGATCAAGAGGTCGTGGTGTATGACCAGAGTTCCTCAGACCCGACGTCTCTCGGCTCCGAGTCGTTCCTCAGCGTCCTGCTGGTCAAACTGGAGAGAAGTTTCCCGTCCGTCCACCTGCTCTCAG GGGGCTTCTCTGAGTTCTCTCATCTGTTCCCTGGACTGTGTGAGGGGAAGTCGTCTCTGGTTCCCTCGTGCGTCTCACAGCCGTGTCTCCCCGTCACCAACATCGGTCCCACGCGCATCCTGCCCCACCTGTACCTAGGCTGCCAGCGGGACGTCCTCAACAAG gagctgatgCAGCAGAACCAGATCGTCTACGTCCTGAACGCCAGTAACACTTGCCCCAAACCAGACTTCGTCCCTGACTCTCACTTCCTGCGGGTTCCGGTAAACGACTCGTTCTGTGAGAAGATCCTGCCGTGGTTGGACCGATCGGTGGAGTTCATAG AAAAGGCCAAAGCATCGGACGCTCGCGTCCTGGTTCACTGTCTCGCTGGAATCTCTCGCTCAGCGACCATCGCCATCGCCTACATCATGAAGAGGATGGACATGCCGCTGGACGAGGCGTACAG GTTCGTGAAGGAGAAGCGTCCGACCATCTCGCCCAACTTCAACTTCCTGGGTCAGCTTCTCGACTTTGAGAAGAAGATCAAGAGTCCTCACGTATCGGAGACCAAACTCAAGTCCTTCCATCATCAGGAGCCCAGCGGCGAGGCCCCCCCTCCGCCTGACGACCTGGAGTCCGCCCTCAGCCCCGAGGCCCCTGCGGCCCCCGGCCCGGCTCCGCTGGAGCCCCTCACCCTGCCCTGTGTCTTAGCCGACGCCCCCGACACGTGTCCCTTGGCTGAGGCTCTTGGCGGCCTGCAGCTCGCCGACGGCCCCGAGGACAACGCTCGGCTGAAACGCTCCTTCTCTCTGGACATCAAGTCGTTTGGTGAGGCGGGTGGAGCTGCCGCTCACAGAGTGTTCGCTCCTCACGCCACATCAGGAGACGCAACTGACTTCTACAAACCGCCGTCCTTCAAAGAGACGACTAGTAAACCGTGTCAGTTCTCCCCGGTGGAGGAGGTGTCGGAGCAGTCCACGCCAGAGCAGAGCCCcgacaaggaggaggcaggcGGAGCAGAGCGAATGGTGCCGTCGGCCTCCAGCACCTTAACTgcacctgctcctgctgctccgaACTGTTCCCAGCAGCTGCACCGGAGCGGCAGCACGGAGAACGCCACCAGTTTCCTATTCGGCCTCTCCCACAGTCAGCAGCACCTGGCCCAACCGGGGTCCGGCGGCGCCCTGAAAGGCTGGCACTCCGACATCCTGCTGGGCCCCGTcaccgtctccacctcctccctgacCGGCGGATGGTACCTCTCCTCCGACTCCACTCGTTTCTACTCCACCTCAATCCTGAGCGGCGGTGGAGGCTTTGCGGCGTACAGCTGCAGTCACGGCCTGGAGGCGGTACGGCGCCGCAGTCGGCAGAGAATGGGCGACCGCTGCGACTCGAGGCGGAGCTGGCACGAAGAGAGCAGCTTCGAGAAGCAGCTGAAGCGCAGGAGCTGCCAGATGGAGTTCGGAGACGGGATGACGGACAGCAGATCCCGGGAGGAGATGGTGAAGGTCGGTAGTCAGTCCAGTTTCTCCGGCAGCATGGAGGTCATCGAGGTTTCCTGA